The following proteins are co-located in the Dromiciops gliroides isolate mDroGli1 chromosome 2, mDroGli1.pri, whole genome shotgun sequence genome:
- the LOC122742892 gene encoding small ubiquitin-related modifier 2-like, producing the protein MADEKSKEGVKTENNDHINLKAAGQDGSAVQFKIKRHTPLSKLMKAYCEREDTPAQLEMEDEDTVEVFQ; encoded by the exons ATGGCTGACGAAAAGTCGAAGGAGGGAGTCAAAACTGAAAACAACGACCACATTAATTTGAAGGCGGCAGGACAAGATGGTTCGGCGGTGCAATTTAAGATTAAGAGGCACACACCACTTAGTAAACTAATGAAAGCCTATTGTGAACGAGAGG ACACACCTGCACAGTTGGAAATGGAGGATGAAGATACAGTTGAGGTATTCCAGTAG